A section of the Macaca thibetana thibetana isolate TM-01 chromosome 10, ASM2454274v1, whole genome shotgun sequence genome encodes:
- the RTL10 gene encoding protein Bop, whose product MPRGQCRQQGPRIPIWAAANYANAHPWQQMDQASPGVAYTPLVDPWIERPCCGDPVCVRTTMEQKSTASGARGSKPAERGPLAGRLPGSRPHRVDFCWVPGSDPGTFDGSPWLLDRFLAQLGDYMSFRFEHYQDNISRVCEILRRLTGRARAWAAPYLDGDLPLPDDYELFCQDLKEVVQDPNSFAEYHAVVPCPLPLASSRLPVAPQLPVVRQYLARFLEGLALDMGTAPRFLPAAMATPAVSGSNSISRSALLEQQLTKESTPGPKEPPVLPSSACSSKPGPVEPASSQPEEAAPTPEPRLSESANPPAQRPDPAHPGGPKPQKAEEEVLETEGDQEVSLGTPQ is encoded by the coding sequence ATGCCTCGTGGCCAGTGCCGTCAGCAGGGCCCTCGCATTCCCATCTGGGCAGCTGCCAATTATGCCAACGCACACCCATGGCAGCAGATGGACCAGGCGTCTCCTGGGGTGGCATACACCCCCCTTGTGGATCCCTGGATTGAGCGGCCCTGCTGCGGGGACCCCGTGTGTGTGCGAACAACCATGGAGCAGAAGAGCACAGCTAGTGGCGCTCGTGGCAGTAAACCTGCAGAAAGGGGTCCCCTAGCTGGGCGCTTGCCCGGCTCCCGACCCCACAGGGTGGACTTCTGCTGGGTGCCAGGCTCAGACCCAGGCACCTTTGATGGCTCCCCGTGGCTCCTGGACCGCTTCTTGGCCCAACTGGGAGATTACATGTCCTTCCGCTTTGAGCACTATCAGGACAACATCAGCCGTGTCTGCGAGATCCTCAGGCGCCTGACAGGCCGAGCCCGGGCCTGGGCAGCCCCCTACCTTGATGGGGACCTGCCCCTGCCTGACGATTACGAGCTCTTCTGCCAGGATCTCAAGGAAGTTGTTCAAGACCCGAACAGTTTTGCTGAGTACCACGCCGTGGTTCCCTGTCCCCTGCCCCTGGCCTCCAGCCGGCTGCCAGTGGCCCCTCAGCTGCCTGTGGTGAGGCAATACTTAGCTAGGTTCTTAGAGGGCCTGGCACTCGACATGGGTACTGCCCCCAGGTTTTTACCAGCCGCCATGGCCACCCCTGCTGTGTCTGGGTCCAACTCTATATCCAGAAGTGCTCTGCTCGAGCAGCAGCTGACCAAGGAGAGCACTCCTGGGCCCAAGGAGCCCCCAGTTCTGCCCAGTTCTGCATGTAGCTCCAAGCCTGGTCCTGTGGAACCAGCCTCTTCCCAGCCAGAGGAGGCAGCCCCCACACCTGAACCTAGACTGTCGGAGTCAGCTAATCCTCCTGCCCAGAGACCAGACCCCGCTCATCCAGGGGGTCCAAAACCCCAGAAAGCAGAGGAGGAGGTtttggagacagagggagaccagGAGGTGTCCTTAGGTACCCCACAGTAG